One window of Ignavibacteriota bacterium genomic DNA carries:
- a CDS encoding TetR/AcrR family transcriptional regulator: MSPRAPERSAELRERSRAAILAAATDLFARKGYDATTTEEIAAKAGISKGLIYHHFKNKEAVLEGLLDHIMALTLDIPALRSGSLEERRAALVGFIHSWFQNIRTNPALVKLGIQFHNDPSMVRIARRKQAAMLEQYLATFSTLFRDLGSADPDAETFMLGALMDGIGLNYHAMPDAVPLDRIEKLLVHYYHGFRS; encoded by the coding sequence ATGTCGCCGAGAGCACCCGAAAGATCTGCTGAGCTTCGTGAACGAAGCCGCGCCGCGATCCTTGCAGCCGCAACCGACCTTTTTGCACGCAAGGGGTACGATGCCACCACCACGGAAGAGATCGCCGCCAAAGCCGGGATCTCCAAAGGGCTGATCTATCATCACTTCAAGAATAAGGAAGCGGTCCTCGAAGGGCTTCTGGATCACATCATGGCGCTGACGCTGGACATCCCGGCGTTGCGCTCGGGATCCCTCGAAGAACGGCGCGCGGCACTGGTCGGCTTCATTCATTCCTGGTTCCAGAACATCCGGACGAACCCCGCACTCGTGAAGCTCGGCATCCAGTTCCACAACGACCCATCGATGGTCCGCATCGCCCGCCGTAAACAGGCCGCGATGCTCGAGCAGTATCTTGCCACATTCTCGACACTCTTCCGGGACCTCGGCTCCGCCGACCCGGACGCGGAAACCTTCATGCTCGGCGCGCTGATGGACGGGATCGGATTGAACTACCATGCCATGCCCGATGCCGTGCCGCTGGACCGGATCGAGAAACTCCTCGTTCATTATTATCACGGCTTCCGATCATGA
- a CDS encoding outer membrane lipoprotein-sorting protein, translating to MNHPHDHTVLRALFLAGLVATAPALHAQTAKEIVARSNDLMRGSSSYAEVTMTIVKPEWSRTVAMKIWSVEPDYAMVYVTAPARDKGSVTLKRKNEVWNWLPSVQRVIKLPPSMMLQSWMGSDFTNDDLVRQSSIIDDYTHTLLGEETIEGRTSWKVSLVPRADAGVVWGKVIMWISKVDYLQLRTDFYDEDGEQVRTFTGSMIRKFGDRTLPAHFEMVPVHEPGKKTVLHYNELRFDKGYEPSFFSEQNMKRVR from the coding sequence ATGAACCACCCACACGATCACACCGTTCTCAGAGCCCTGTTCCTCGCGGGTCTCGTTGCCACCGCGCCCGCACTCCACGCGCAGACGGCGAAGGAGATCGTGGCCCGGTCCAATGACCTCATGCGCGGGTCGAGCTCCTATGCGGAAGTAACGATGACGATCGTGAAGCCGGAATGGTCTCGCACCGTGGCCATGAAGATCTGGTCTGTGGAACCGGACTATGCAATGGTGTATGTGACCGCACCGGCGCGCGACAAGGGGTCGGTCACCCTCAAGCGGAAGAACGAAGTGTGGAACTGGCTGCCGTCCGTGCAGCGCGTGATCAAACTCCCGCCGTCCATGATGCTGCAGTCGTGGATGGGCTCCGACTTCACCAACGACGATCTAGTCCGGCAATCCTCGATCATCGACGACTACACCCACACGCTCCTGGGGGAAGAGACCATCGAAGGGCGGACAAGCTGGAAGGTGTCACTGGTTCCTCGCGCCGACGCCGGGGTCGTGTGGGGGAAAGTGATCATGTGGATCTCGAAGGTGGACTACCTGCAGCTCCGGACGGACTTCTATGACGAGGACGGCGAGCAGGTGCGGACGTTCACCGGCAGCATGATCCGGAAGTTCGGCGACCGCACCCTGCCGGCACATTTCGAGATGGTCCCGGTCCATGAGCCGGGGAAGAAGACCGTGCTGCACTACAACGAGCTCCGGTTCGACAAAGGCTATGAGCCGTCGTTCTTCTCGGAGCAGAACATGAAACGGGTACGCTGA
- a CDS encoding ABC transporter permease gives MAPAVTTAATRGLLFRLAWRNLWRNPRRTLIACASIFFAVFLSVLISSTQVGQNQLLIDTMVGFSTGHVQVHGAGYWEKRSLDQSMPADSTLLSGIAALPGVDHVVPRLETVALIAHGNVTKVVPVFGVEPLREDGMTGFGKRLERGTALAAWTDGALVGAGLARMLGANVGDTLVLYGQGYQGVTAAGLIRVAGILAYPIPDMNNNAFFLTLTEAQRTFAAEGRVTSIAVMLADQETSDAAAAAIRAAVGSGREVMTWRALMPELVQAINANNGGTVIMLLILYIVIGFGIFSTVVMMTTERRKEFRMVIALGMRRGRLALVTVIEAVLIALTGAMAGIIGSIPVILWLHAHPVVLGGEYEKVMLAYGMEPILPFSADPLVFWSQALIVGTLGILSALYPVVIVSRMTTSTK, from the coding sequence ATGGCTCCCGCCGTCACAACGGCCGCCACGCGCGGACTTCTGTTCCGTCTTGCCTGGCGCAATCTCTGGCGCAACCCGCGGCGCACGCTCATCGCCTGCGCATCGATCTTCTTCGCGGTGTTCCTGTCCGTGCTCATCTCCTCCACGCAGGTCGGACAGAACCAACTGCTGATCGACACTATGGTAGGGTTCTCCACCGGCCACGTGCAGGTGCACGGCGCGGGCTACTGGGAGAAACGGTCGCTGGACCAGAGCATGCCGGCGGACAGCACCCTGCTCTCTGGCATCGCAGCCCTGCCGGGTGTCGACCATGTCGTGCCGCGGCTCGAGACCGTCGCGCTCATCGCGCACGGGAACGTCACCAAAGTGGTCCCGGTCTTCGGCGTCGAGCCGTTGCGCGAGGACGGCATGACGGGATTCGGCAAGCGGCTGGAACGGGGGACGGCGCTGGCGGCGTGGACAGACGGCGCGCTGGTGGGTGCCGGGCTTGCGCGTATGCTGGGCGCGAACGTCGGCGATACGCTGGTCCTGTACGGACAGGGGTATCAGGGCGTGACGGCGGCCGGTCTCATCCGTGTTGCCGGCATCCTGGCGTATCCTATTCCCGATATGAACAACAACGCGTTCTTCCTCACGCTCACGGAAGCGCAGCGAACGTTCGCCGCCGAAGGACGGGTAACATCGATCGCCGTTATGCTGGCCGATCAGGAGACAAGCGATGCTGCCGCCGCGGCCATTCGTGCGGCCGTGGGGAGCGGACGCGAGGTGATGACGTGGCGCGCGCTGATGCCCGAGCTCGTTCAGGCGATCAATGCGAACAACGGCGGCACGGTGATCATGCTGCTGATCCTGTACATCGTGATCGGGTTCGGGATATTCAGCACGGTGGTGATGATGACCACCGAGCGCAGGAAAGAGTTCCGGATGGTGATCGCGCTGGGCATGCGGCGCGGACGGCTGGCGTTGGTCACGGTGATCGAGGCTGTCCTCATCGCGCTCACGGGCGCCATGGCGGGCATCATCGGTTCGATCCCCGTGATCCTCTGGCTCCATGCGCATCCGGTCGTCCTCGGCGGAGAATATGAGAAAGTGATGCTCGCGTATGGCATGGAGCCGATCCTGCCATTCAGTGCGGATCCGCTGGTGTTCTGGTCGCAGGCGCTCATCGTCGGCACCCTGGGCATACTCAGCGCATTGTACCCGGTCGTCATCGTGTCGCGAATGACCACCTCGACGAAGTAA
- a CDS encoding ABC transporter permease, which translates to MLIALAWKNIWRSKRRSAIMIAAIATGLWGGLFAAGIFTGMYDSIVSTSIDRDLAHLQVHAPGFTEERLLSMALPGADSIEHTARAIAGVTGVSPRTLVDGMASSTVTASGVRIVGLEPAKERAATAIARRITEGSFFEGSERLPVLVGKKLKEKLGLRLKGKLVLSFQRPDGTIMYSAFRVAGIFNTESTPFDGTTVMVRSSDLAELLGAHPVHEIAIRLATNDSLGSVQQQLAAAWPAARVESWKDLAPELKLSAESADVTAAVFLGIILLALLFGVTNTMLMSVLDRVREFGMLMAVGMKRRRLFSMIMLETLFLSLTGSLAGTVLGALTLAWAGSAGIDLAWFSEGLTMYGMSAMLYPAVHAVLYPTLGAMVMASSFLAALYPAIKAVRLVPSAALSTFG; encoded by the coding sequence ATGCTGATCGCCCTTGCCTGGAAGAATATCTGGCGTTCGAAACGCCGCAGCGCCATCATGATCGCTGCCATTGCCACCGGACTCTGGGGCGGTCTCTTTGCCGCCGGCATCTTCACGGGCATGTACGATTCCATCGTCAGCACGTCCATCGACCGCGACCTCGCGCATCTGCAGGTGCATGCCCCCGGTTTTACGGAGGAACGGCTGCTGTCGATGGCCCTGCCGGGCGCGGACAGCATCGAACACACGGCACGTGCGATCGCAGGGGTGACCGGCGTCTCGCCGCGCACACTGGTCGACGGCATGGCATCGTCCACCGTAACGGCCAGCGGCGTGCGCATCGTTGGGCTGGAACCCGCGAAAGAACGCGCGGCGACGGCCATCGCACGCCGGATCACGGAAGGATCATTCTTCGAGGGTTCGGAACGACTCCCCGTGCTCGTCGGCAAGAAACTGAAGGAAAAGCTCGGCCTGCGCCTGAAGGGGAAATTGGTCCTGAGTTTCCAGCGGCCCGACGGCACCATCATGTACAGTGCATTCCGCGTCGCCGGGATCTTCAATACGGAGTCCACCCCGTTCGACGGTACCACGGTCATGGTGCGCAGCTCCGATCTCGCGGAGCTCCTCGGTGCACACCCTGTGCACGAGATCGCGATCCGTCTCGCCACCAACGACAGCCTCGGTTCCGTGCAGCAGCAGCTCGCCGCGGCCTGGCCGGCGGCACGAGTGGAGAGCTGGAAGGATCTTGCCCCCGAACTGAAGCTTTCCGCCGAAAGCGCGGATGTCACCGCCGCGGTCTTCCTCGGCATCATCCTGCTCGCATTGCTCTTCGGCGTGACGAACACGATGCTCATGTCGGTGCTGGACCGCGTGCGCGAGTTCGGGATGCTGATGGCCGTGGGGATGAAACGCCGCCGGCTCTTCAGCATGATCATGCTCGAGACCCTCTTTCTCTCCCTGACGGGAAGCCTCGCCGGGACGGTGCTCGGCGCACTGACGCTGGCATGGGCGGGATCCGCCGGGATCGATCTCGCCTGGTTCTCCGAGGGACTCACGATGTACGGGATGAGCGCGATGCTCTACCCCGCCGTGCACGCGGTGCTCTATCCGACGCTCGGCGCGATGGTCATGGCGTCGTCGTTCCTTGCGGCACTCTATCCCGCGATCAAGGCCGTCCGGCTCGTGCCGTCGGCCGCTCTTTCAACGTTCGGATGA
- a CDS encoding ABC transporter ATP-binding protein, translated as MALMTVDSIIRIYDHSAVPVRALDGVSFGVERGEFTAIVGPSGSGKTTLLNMIGGLDHPTEGSVTIDGVNITGMGTDALIDFRLRHIGFVFQAYNLIPVLTAAENVEFIMLLQGVPKAERGTRTMELLASVGLADRADARPSELSGGQQQRVAVARALASHPSFVLADEPTANLDGRSAVALLELMEHLNEEHGMTFIFSTHDPRVIQRAHRVITLEDGRIASDVPGAGAHA; from the coding sequence ATGGCACTCATGACGGTCGACTCCATCATCAGGATCTATGACCACAGCGCGGTACCGGTGCGGGCGCTGGACGGCGTGAGCTTCGGCGTGGAACGGGGCGAATTCACCGCCATCGTCGGGCCGTCCGGTTCGGGGAAGACCACACTGCTGAACATGATCGGCGGGCTGGACCATCCCACCGAAGGCAGCGTCACGATCGACGGCGTGAACATCACCGGCATGGGGACCGATGCGCTGATCGATTTCCGTCTGCGGCACATCGGGTTCGTCTTCCAGGCGTACAATCTCATACCCGTACTGACCGCCGCCGAGAACGTGGAATTCATCATGCTGCTGCAGGGTGTCCCGAAGGCCGAGCGCGGTACGCGGACGATGGAACTCCTGGCATCGGTCGGACTTGCGGACCGTGCGGACGCGCGTCCCTCGGAACTCTCCGGCGGGCAGCAGCAGCGTGTTGCCGTGGCGCGCGCCCTGGCGTCGCATCCGTCGTTCGTGCTTGCCGACGAACCCACGGCGAATCTCGATGGAAGGTCGGCCGTCGCTTTGCTCGAGCTCATGGAGCATCTCAATGAGGAGCACGGCATGACGTTCATCTTCTCCACCCACGACCCACGCGTCATCCAGCGCGCGCACCGGGTGATCACGCTCGAGGACGGCCGCATTGCATCCGATGTGCCCGGTGCGGGGGCGCACGCATGA
- a CDS encoding TonB-dependent receptor: MKARTIAVRIGMVMLILPVWLLHAGTTGKIAGRVTDAVTKEALPGATVLVEGANLGASADVDGYYTIINVPPGTYAVSLRLVGYARTVVRGVNVSADRTTTIDIKAATEEVSLREVVVQAERPPIQRDKTYSGAIVNAQSIEAMPVTSVAEVISQQAGVVSSGGELHFRGGRGREVAYMIDGIPVSNAFNQSGGTEVSVENSMVQEIAVLSGTFNAEYGSAQSGVVSIVTRPPAPTLSGSASVYAGDWVSNRQDVFLGIQRVNPLSEKDVQFSLTGPLLFDNLGFFLSVRHNRSESPYWYQRRFTSLDGWRIAAYEQWFREHNPDAVGQTQAIAIPDSLSTGDGGGGPLGTSIATSFTGKLEFAPVAQLKVAYQIFGSVDDTWGGSLSRRYQPDEQGSGRTVAMNHIVTIHHFPAENFFYNIGLSYQHATSDSWYRKDNLVAQFPGDAGIQPIGLSSNGFSLGTTGDFYTGATGKNYRNVLLINGDLNWQLDRFNLLKVGFEYKQHDINTYSWTYLSTPEWQNYRWPSSEVLDAASMPYEAYWSGLTQYWRNWQTTFGTSQYRRAAASEVNLWRDYTISPRQWAVFAQDKLELGEIIVNGGIRLDVVDPNENVPLVWNTESYNLGHPANLKRATVKYQVSPRFGLSFPISESGAFHAAYGHFFQMPSFQYMYNTPVQALTALQLEGMTLGNADLEPEKTISYEIGLQQEVIPGLQVDVTVYYKDFRNLLGVERITTIDAVGYQRFINRDYGYSKGLTLSVRQTMGMITGALNYTLSYAHGSSSDPTAIQLINAATQYGGQPVQFVDRQILPLDWDQRHTLNAFVNIARENDWSVGIYAYVSSGLPYSPTFLERFDILTTEYRQAGEKPARWSVDLKAMKYLDFFGQRLHVYLKVDNVFDHLNEEVVYASTGRSTSPARLPDQKQLLLTALAQEGLFTLGEIDTHPEYYSLPRKITLGLEWRF; the protein is encoded by the coding sequence ATGAAAGCACGTACTATTGCCGTACGCATTGGTATGGTCATGCTCATTCTCCCCGTCTGGTTGCTCCATGCAGGTACGACAGGCAAGATCGCAGGCAGGGTCACCGATGCCGTCACGAAGGAGGCATTACCCGGCGCGACCGTCCTCGTTGAGGGAGCGAACCTCGGTGCAAGCGCGGATGTCGATGGATACTACACTATCATCAACGTCCCACCCGGTACGTATGCCGTGTCTCTCCGGCTTGTGGGCTATGCGCGCACGGTTGTGCGGGGCGTGAATGTGAGTGCCGACCGCACAACGACGATCGATATCAAGGCCGCCACTGAGGAGGTCTCCCTGCGCGAGGTGGTGGTCCAGGCGGAACGTCCCCCCATTCAGCGCGACAAAACCTATAGCGGTGCGATCGTCAATGCCCAATCCATCGAAGCGATGCCGGTCACCTCGGTTGCGGAAGTGATCAGTCAGCAGGCCGGCGTGGTGTCCTCGGGCGGTGAATTGCATTTCCGGGGAGGTCGCGGACGCGAGGTTGCCTATATGATCGACGGCATTCCGGTCTCCAACGCGTTCAACCAGAGCGGCGGCACCGAGGTCTCGGTCGAGAACAGCATGGTGCAGGAGATCGCTGTCCTCAGCGGTACCTTTAATGCCGAGTATGGCTCCGCACAGTCGGGGGTGGTCAGCATTGTCACCCGCCCCCCGGCACCGACCCTCAGTGGCAGCGCCTCCGTGTATGCGGGCGACTGGGTGAGCAACAGACAGGACGTCTTTCTCGGGATCCAGCGCGTGAACCCTCTCAGCGAGAAGGACGTGCAGTTCTCGCTGACCGGCCCGCTGCTCTTCGACAACCTCGGGTTCTTCCTTTCCGTGCGCCACAACCGGTCCGAATCGCCGTACTGGTACCAGCGCCGCTTCACCTCGCTTGACGGGTGGCGGATCGCGGCATACGAGCAGTGGTTCCGCGAGCACAACCCGGATGCGGTCGGACAGACGCAGGCGATCGCGATCCCCGATTCGCTCAGCACCGGCGACGGCGGTGGCGGGCCGCTCGGCACATCGATCGCGACTTCGTTCACCGGCAAGCTCGAGTTCGCACCTGTGGCACAATTGAAAGTGGCATACCAGATCTTCGGTTCAGTGGACGATACCTGGGGCGGCTCCTTATCCCGCAGATATCAACCCGACGAGCAGGGGAGCGGGCGCACCGTGGCGATGAATCACATCGTGACGATCCACCACTTCCCGGCAGAGAACTTCTTCTACAACATTGGTCTTTCCTACCAGCACGCGACATCGGATTCGTGGTACAGGAAGGACAATCTGGTTGCGCAGTTCCCGGGTGATGCGGGGATCCAGCCGATCGGCCTGTCTTCCAACGGGTTCTCGCTCGGAACAACGGGTGACTTCTACACGGGTGCGACCGGCAAGAATTACCGGAACGTGCTGTTGATCAATGGTGACCTGAACTGGCAGTTGGACCGCTTCAACCTCCTGAAGGTAGGGTTCGAATACAAGCAGCATGACATCAACACCTACAGCTGGACGTATCTCTCGACACCCGAGTGGCAGAACTACCGCTGGCCGTCATCGGAAGTGCTCGACGCCGCATCGATGCCGTATGAGGCATACTGGAGCGGATTGACCCAATACTGGAGGAACTGGCAAACGACGTTCGGCACATCCCAGTACCGGCGGGCCGCGGCATCAGAGGTCAACCTCTGGCGCGATTACACGATCAGCCCGCGGCAGTGGGCGGTGTTCGCTCAGGACAAGCTTGAACTCGGTGAGATCATCGTGAACGGCGGCATCCGTCTCGATGTGGTCGACCCGAATGAGAACGTCCCTCTCGTATGGAATACGGAATCCTACAACCTCGGACACCCGGCCAATCTGAAGCGGGCGACCGTGAAGTACCAGGTGAGTCCCCGCTTCGGGCTCTCGTTCCCGATCTCGGAGTCCGGTGCGTTCCACGCCGCATACGGGCACTTCTTCCAGATGCCGAGCTTTCAGTACATGTACAACACTCCGGTGCAGGCACTCACCGCGTTGCAGCTCGAGGGGATGACCCTCGGGAACGCGGACCTCGAACCGGAGAAGACCATCAGCTACGAGATCGGCCTCCAGCAGGAGGTGATACCCGGGCTGCAGGTGGACGTGACCGTCTACTACAAGGATTTCCGGAATCTGCTGGGTGTTGAGCGGATCACGACGATCGATGCTGTGGGGTATCAGCGCTTCATCAACCGCGACTACGGCTATTCGAAGGGGCTCACGCTTTCGGTCCGCCAGACCATGGGCATGATCACGGGCGCTCTCAACTACACGCTCTCCTATGCGCATGGCAGCTCCTCTGATCCCACGGCGATCCAGCTCATCAACGCCGCAACGCAATATGGCGGACAGCCCGTGCAGTTCGTGGACCGGCAGATCCTTCCGTTGGACTGGGACCAGCGGCACACGCTGAATGCTTTTGTGAACATCGCACGCGAGAATGATTGGAGCGTGGGCATCTATGCGTACGTTAGCTCGGGGCTGCCGTACAGTCCGACCTTCCTCGAACGCTTCGATATCCTGACCACGGAATACCGGCAGGCAGGCGAAAAGCCGGCACGCTGGAGTGTCGACCTGAAGGCGATGAAGTATCTCGACTTCTTCGGGCAGCGTCTCCATGTGTATCTCAAGGTGGACAACGTGTTCGATCATTTGAACGAAGAGGTCGTGTACGCAAGTACGGGACGGTCGACGAGTCCGGCCCGGTTGCCCGACCAGAAGCAGTTGCTCCTCACCGCTCTTGCGCAGGAGGGACTGTTCACGCTTGGTGAGATCGACACGCATCCCGAGTACTATTCGCTTCCCCGGAAGATCACCCTCGGACTGGAATGGAGGTTCTGA
- a CDS encoding PorV/PorQ family protein, producing the protein MNPISRICIAVMILLASPEAPGQANAVPFQADVSAVGTSAATFLEIGVGARPMGMGGAYAAVSNDASGLYWNPAGLAWTSNLEIEATHNSWLLGSSHDFVGLVVPVPSLNSTLGVSFLTLGFGDQPVRTVDRPGGTGETYDARDLAIGVSYAYRLTDRFAFGVTAKYISQRIWFESGSAFAVDLGIFYATPLEGLRLGISMSNFGTSLQLAGNNLASTTSPDKTVQTFDRAPVQYETSAGSLPVLFRGGVAYEVAIGDLGTALVTADVNHPSNATESINTGVELGFQDMFFIRGGYSSLFERDRVAGLTLGAGIDWRPDEQSFGVRVDYAWADWGILQSVQRLSIGIIL; encoded by the coding sequence ATGAACCCGATCAGTCGAATCTGTATCGCCGTGATGATCCTGCTTGCCTCACCTGAGGCCCCTGGGCAGGCGAACGCGGTTCCTTTTCAAGCCGATGTCTCGGCGGTCGGCACGAGTGCGGCCACGTTCCTGGAGATCGGCGTTGGTGCCCGGCCGATGGGCATGGGTGGTGCCTATGCCGCAGTCTCCAATGACGCGAGCGGACTCTATTGGAACCCCGCCGGGCTTGCCTGGACGTCCAATCTCGAGATCGAGGCGACGCACAACTCGTGGCTTCTCGGTTCCAGTCATGATTTCGTAGGCCTTGTGGTGCCCGTTCCTTCCCTCAACTCCACACTGGGCGTCAGCTTCCTCACGCTCGGCTTCGGCGACCAGCCGGTACGGACCGTGGACCGCCCCGGGGGGACCGGGGAGACCTATGATGCGCGCGATCTGGCCATCGGTGTGTCGTACGCGTACAGGCTCACCGACCGCTTCGCGTTCGGCGTGACGGCGAAGTACATTTCGCAGAGGATCTGGTTCGAATCCGGCAGCGCATTCGCCGTCGATCTGGGCATCTTCTATGCGACGCCGCTCGAAGGGCTTCGTCTTGGCATCAGCATGAGCAACTTCGGCACCTCGCTGCAGCTCGCGGGGAATAACCTGGCCTCGACGACCTCGCCTGATAAGACGGTGCAGACGTTCGACCGGGCACCGGTGCAGTATGAGACCTCAGCCGGCTCGCTGCCGGTGCTGTTCCGCGGCGGGGTCGCCTATGAAGTGGCGATCGGCGACCTCGGCACGGCACTTGTGACCGCGGATGTGAACCATCCGAGCAACGCCACGGAGAGCATCAACACCGGAGTCGAGCTAGGCTTCCAGGACATGTTCTTCATTCGCGGCGGATACTCCAGCCTGTTCGAACGCGACCGTGTGGCTGGTCTCACGCTGGGGGCCGGGATCGACTGGCGGCCGGATGAGCAGAGCTTCGGCGTCCGCGTGGACTATGCCTGGGCCGACTGGGGGATACTGCAGAGTGTCCAGCGTCTGAGCATCGGTATCATTCTCTAA
- a CDS encoding peptidyl-prolyl cis-trans isomerase, whose translation MRAIKNHPFMTVGVIAVMTAAAVVLFLRIGSHQPEPDDVVLAQVGDRAITVGDFRMNYEFGYPHLKRGADGVARKRAYLDAMVGELLLANDGFSRGLADAPRVHVNDQRVLDELLIEELIRVEVVERTTVSDQEVRDAVNRSKARFKLRYWGEPTQLRAMGVRMAMLRDGYMRVADSLRAMHADIPTDPSMFESDYLNAFDVDPVVLDAVKDLGAGDISMPVPMNSGFYVFQVVDVRREGIMEHEYAAKFESVKKVLLNTKYDEGIARYVEGFMTPQNVVTRGEPFWKLCDAVVAWKASGDHQTMMLREAIAVHAARPAYAALRTVLDQPLVTYKGGQRTVRQFLDVFWPSLRDIDTVTTARTRHLLSEQVGLTMRDQLLAAEARRRGMDRAPAVAHERLKWLEKTVYEEVRDEAAAMAPAAVAAGAVRAILQRRADSLKAAYPVTIRYEILDTLTVSDSPASRQMGLQLFKLGSKRLAVPVTDGIWGAGL comes from the coding sequence GTGCGTGCGATCAAGAACCATCCCTTCATGACCGTGGGTGTCATAGCGGTGATGACGGCGGCGGCAGTCGTTCTTTTCCTGAGGATCGGATCGCATCAACCGGAGCCGGACGATGTTGTCCTGGCACAGGTTGGTGACCGTGCCATTACGGTGGGCGATTTCCGGATGAACTATGAATTCGGCTATCCTCACCTGAAGCGGGGTGCCGATGGCGTGGCCAGGAAGAGAGCATATCTGGACGCGATGGTCGGCGAGCTGTTGCTGGCGAACGACGGGTTTTCCCGCGGCCTCGCCGATGCTCCGCGCGTGCATGTCAACGACCAGCGTGTGCTGGACGAACTGCTGATCGAAGAGCTCATCCGGGTCGAGGTTGTCGAGCGGACCACGGTCTCCGATCAGGAGGTCCGGGATGCGGTCAACAGGTCGAAGGCCCGGTTCAAGCTCCGGTACTGGGGCGAACCGACACAGCTCCGTGCAATGGGGGTCCGCATGGCGATGCTGCGCGACGGCTACATGCGCGTGGCAGACAGTCTCCGCGCGATGCATGCGGATATTCCCACAGACCCATCCATGTTCGAATCGGACTATCTGAACGCGTTCGATGTGGACCCCGTGGTGCTTGATGCAGTGAAAGACCTTGGTGCAGGCGATATCTCGATGCCCGTGCCGATGAACAGCGGATTCTACGTGTTCCAGGTGGTGGATGTGCGCCGGGAAGGGATCATGGAGCACGAGTACGCGGCGAAGTTCGAGAGCGTGAAGAAGGTGCTGCTGAACACGAAGTACGATGAAGGGATCGCGCGCTACGTGGAAGGGTTCATGACCCCTCAGAACGTGGTGACACGCGGAGAGCCCTTCTGGAAACTCTGTGACGCGGTCGTTGCATGGAAGGCAAGCGGGGATCACCAGACCATGATGCTGCGCGAAGCCATCGCTGTGCATGCGGCCCGGCCTGCGTATGCCGCACTGCGGACAGTCCTGGATCAGCCGTTGGTGACGTACAAGGGGGGGCAGAGGACCGTGCGGCAGTTCCTGGATGTCTTCTGGCCTTCATTGCGCGACATCGACACGGTGACGACAGCACGTACGCGGCATCTTCTGAGTGAACAGGTCGGACTCACGATGCGCGATCAATTGCTCGCTGCGGAAGCGCGGCGGAGGGGGATGGACCGGGCACCTGCCGTCGCCCATGAACGGCTCAAATGGCTCGAGAAGACAGTGTACGAAGAGGTCCGTGACGAGGCCGCGGCAATGGCTCCGGCCGCGGTGGCTGCCGGTGCTGTGCGTGCCATCCTGCAGCGAAGAGCCGACTCGCTGAAGGCCGCCTATCCGGTCACCATCCGGTACGAGATCCTGGACACGTTGACCGTTTCCGATTCTCCGGCATCGCGCCAGATGGGCCTGCAGCTGTTCAAGCTCGGCAGCAAACGGCTGGCCGTGCCGGTCACGGACGGGATCTGGGGGGCAGGGCTATGA